Proteins from one Oryza sativa Japonica Group chromosome 12, ASM3414082v1 genomic window:
- the LOC9266505 gene encoding uncharacterized protein — translation MPSKIEPTKPQELPSPSKESTIRGQSMADQDVAEPWGLSAWPPLTSLLLRAMRKRRTWAALFLAVYASLLCSSWRLVESVRAWYYSAAGGAGAVAAWPAAFYASVMYGAVFGLLSMGAALAVAAPAMLITWITVLVLLAFAGKPRRSLVAEGRRATADIARLALRVLLREGNAVAALCAAASFAALLLGRRDDDPAEGSGS, via the coding sequence ATGCCCAGCAAAATCGAACCCACAAAACCTCAGGAATTACCATCGCCTAGCAAGGAATCAACAATCCGTGGTCAATCCATGGCAGATCAGGATGTGGCCGAGCCATGGGGCTTGTCGGCATGGCCCCCCTtgacctccctcctcctccgagcCATGAGGAAGCGGCGCACCTGGGCGGCCCTCTTCCTCGCCGTGTACGCCTCTCTGCTCTGCTCGTCGTGGCGCCTGGTGGAGTCCGTGCGCGCCTGGTACTACTCCGCGGCCGGCGGGGCTGGCGCCGTcgcggcgtggccggcggctTTCTACGCGTCCGTGATGTACGGTGCCGTCTTCGGGCTCCTGTCGATGGGAGCCGCGTTagccgtggcggcgccggccatgCTCATCACATGGATCACCGTGTTGGTGCTACTCGCGTTCGCCGGAAAGCCGCGGAGGTCGCTGGTCGCAGAGGGGCGGCGCGCCACGGCCGATATCGCGCGGCTCGCGCTCCGCGTCTTGCTGCGCGAGGGCAACGCAGTCGCTgcgctctgcgccgccgccagcttcgcggccctcctcctcggccgccgcgacgacgacccggcggaggggagcggcAGCTGA